Proteins encoded within one genomic window of Chthonomonas sp.:
- a CDS encoding C40 family peptidase yields the protein MNVRTLALWACLLAASASFGNTYTIKAGDTVEKIARKTGVSASEIRKANPGLSETRLQIGKEIRLSSSQRSTSGRSSAGSGNYTVRSGDNNWDLAKRYGISVAELSRMNGGRDLTRIRPGDKIRVPAPKTVAKAPAKVVRQSTMTKAVAKFKSTYVRVSGDDVRVRSNPTTDSSRLGSVDVRDYGKVLRQQGEWLYVQFNDVAGWIRKDLVKGISAAEVARLQAEVARRSTSTEVVALSNKSQEASQKKPEPKKDEPKKRNVKSGGSADRLIDNAKELLGTRYVWGGTSRGGFDCSGFVGYVMRKAGINLPRTSSEQATRGTFVARASLQRGDLVFFNTRGSRISHVGIFIGKGQFIHASSGSGRVRINYLNEKYYSSRYVTGRRVGNFDDVSRAVEDVRRVLEETGELPVPADSPELKVRPGADEVIK from the coding sequence TTGAACGTAAGGACATTAGCCTTATGGGCCTGCTTGCTAGCGGCGAGCGCGTCTTTCGGCAACACATATACAATCAAAGCAGGGGATACGGTCGAGAAGATTGCTCGAAAGACCGGCGTCTCTGCGTCTGAAATCCGTAAAGCCAATCCGGGACTGAGCGAAACTCGTCTCCAGATCGGCAAGGAGATTCGGCTTTCCAGTTCTCAGCGCTCGACGAGCGGGCGCAGTTCGGCCGGTAGCGGTAACTACACCGTCCGTTCGGGCGATAACAACTGGGACCTCGCGAAGCGATACGGCATCTCCGTAGCCGAGCTTTCGCGCATGAATGGTGGTCGCGATCTGACTCGAATTCGTCCCGGCGACAAGATTCGAGTTCCGGCACCCAAGACCGTCGCCAAGGCACCGGCAAAAGTTGTTCGTCAATCGACGATGACTAAAGCGGTCGCAAAGTTTAAGTCCACCTACGTCCGCGTGTCCGGGGATGACGTTCGAGTCCGCTCGAACCCCACAACGGACTCTTCGCGGCTGGGAAGCGTCGATGTAAGGGACTACGGCAAGGTGCTACGCCAGCAGGGCGAGTGGTTGTACGTACAGTTCAATGACGTCGCAGGCTGGATTCGCAAGGACCTCGTGAAGGGAATCAGTGCGGCGGAAGTCGCTCGACTTCAAGCGGAAGTGGCGCGACGCTCCACCAGTACCGAGGTGGTTGCGCTTTCCAACAAGTCGCAGGAGGCTTCCCAGAAGAAGCCCGAACCGAAGAAGGACGAGCCCAAGAAGCGCAACGTCAAGAGCGGCGGCAGTGCCGATCGATTGATCGACAACGCCAAGGAGTTGCTCGGCACCCGCTACGTCTGGGGTGGTACTTCGCGCGGTGGCTTCGATTGCAGCGGATTCGTCGGCTACGTGATGCGCAAGGCAGGCATCAATCTTCCTCGCACTTCGAGCGAGCAGGCGACCCGAGGCACATTCGTTGCGCGGGCATCGCTGCAACGCGGAGACCTGGTGTTCTTCAATACGCGTGGAAGCCGCATCAGCCATGTCGGCATCTTCATCGGGAAGGGACAGTTCATTCACGCTTCGAGCGGGAGCGGACGCGTCCGGATCAACTACCTCAACGAGAAGTACTACAGCTCGCGGTACGTCACTGGCCGCCGAGTTGGAAATTTCGATGACGTGAGTCGTGCGGTCGAGGATGTTCGGCGCGTTCTTGAGGAGACGGGAGAGCTTCCCGTACCGGCCGACTCACCAGAGCTTAAGGTTCGACCGGGCGCTGACGAAGTGATCAAGTAA
- a CDS encoding BMP family ABC transporter substrate-binding protein → MKTTWMALAACSVALMVAGCSGSKDTATTTDGTTPAAGKQLTIGIVFDSGGRGDKSFNDSAWAGIERAKKDFNIKEMSVESKSEKDYEANQGSLAEAGADLVIAVGLNQETALRKVSAQFPDSKFAIVDGSVEAKNVRMLKFKEEEGSFLAGYLAGLMTKTNKLGFVGGMEIPLIHKFQYGFLAGAKMANPQVEMLPAKFTGNWDDSQKGKAAATVLFSSGADIVYHAAGRAGQGVITAAKETGKFAIGVDSDQDYLAEGNVLTSMVKRVDEAVYSTIKDIVEGKYSAGESIYDLKANGVGLSEMKFTKDKVGEANLAKIEEIKKKIVDGTIKVPKSKEEYDAMVTG, encoded by the coding sequence ATGAAAACGACTTGGATGGCGTTGGCCGCGTGCAGCGTCGCACTGATGGTGGCCGGATGTAGCGGAAGCAAAGATACGGCGACGACGACGGACGGCACCACGCCAGCCGCTGGAAAGCAACTGACGATCGGGATCGTCTTTGACAGCGGTGGTCGCGGCGACAAGTCGTTCAATGACTCCGCGTGGGCAGGAATCGAGCGGGCGAAGAAGGACTTCAACATCAAGGAGATGTCAGTCGAGTCCAAGAGCGAAAAGGACTACGAAGCCAATCAGGGCTCACTGGCAGAAGCGGGTGCCGATTTGGTCATCGCGGTTGGCCTCAACCAAGAGACCGCATTGCGCAAGGTCTCGGCACAGTTTCCGGATTCCAAATTCGCCATTGTGGACGGTAGCGTCGAGGCGAAAAACGTCCGGATGCTTAAGTTCAAGGAAGAAGAGGGAAGCTTCCTGGCTGGCTACCTGGCTGGCCTCATGACCAAGACCAACAAACTGGGTTTTGTGGGTGGCATGGAGATCCCTCTCATTCACAAGTTCCAATACGGCTTCTTGGCGGGCGCAAAGATGGCCAACCCGCAGGTTGAGATGCTTCCGGCGAAGTTCACGGGCAACTGGGACGATAGTCAGAAAGGCAAAGCCGCAGCGACCGTTCTCTTCAGCTCGGGGGCGGACATCGTTTACCACGCTGCCGGGCGAGCGGGTCAGGGTGTCATCACCGCGGCTAAGGAGACCGGTAAGTTCGCCATTGGCGTCGACAGCGACCAAGACTATCTTGCTGAAGGCAACGTGCTGACCTCGATGGTGAAGCGCGTGGACGAGGCTGTTTACAGCACGATCAAGGACATCGTGGAAGGTAAGTACAGCGCAGGCGAGTCGATTTACGACCTGAAGGCGAACGGCGTGGGCCTGAGCGAGATGAAGTTCACCAAGGACAAGGTCGGCGAGGCCAACCTGGCGAAGATCGAGGAGATCAAGAAGAAGATCGTGGACGGCACGATCAAGGTACCGAAGTCCAAGGAAGAGTACGACGCGATGGTTACTGGCTAA
- the xth gene encoding exodeoxyribonuclease III, with amino-acid sequence MKIATFNTNSVRVRLPILLDWLATHQPDVLGLQEIKCEDHQFPLSDFEDIGYHAIVHGQKSYNGVALLSRAPLTQVHKGMLNPGLVDDRRIVMATLDDICIVNTYVPNGNKVGSEKWEYKMAWLENFVSLLEAARSRSKHVLWMGDINIAPAPADVYDSPKLLGQVGHHPDEFSRLARLVDLGFRDLFRQHHTEGGHYTYWDFFIKNAVQRKLGWRIDHLYATSALASRCTECWIDIEPRLAERPSDHTFVVASFE; translated from the coding sequence GTGAAGATTGCCACCTTCAACACGAATTCAGTGCGCGTCAGACTTCCGATCCTGCTGGACTGGTTGGCCACGCATCAGCCCGATGTTCTGGGATTGCAGGAGATCAAGTGCGAAGATCACCAGTTTCCGCTGAGCGACTTTGAGGACATTGGCTATCACGCCATCGTCCATGGGCAGAAGAGCTACAACGGCGTGGCTCTGCTCTCTCGCGCACCGCTCACCCAGGTGCACAAGGGGATGCTGAATCCAGGTCTGGTCGACGATCGACGCATCGTGATGGCGACTCTGGACGACATTTGCATCGTGAACACCTACGTCCCGAACGGAAACAAGGTGGGCTCCGAGAAATGGGAGTACAAGATGGCGTGGCTTGAGAACTTCGTCTCGCTGCTAGAGGCGGCGCGCTCGCGCAGCAAGCACGTGCTGTGGATGGGGGACATCAATATCGCGCCTGCTCCCGCGGACGTTTACGATTCGCCCAAGCTGCTGGGCCAGGTAGGCCACCATCCCGACGAGTTCTCACGGCTGGCACGGCTGGTGGATCTGGGATTCAGGGACCTCTTCCGCCAGCATCACACTGAGGGCGGACACTATACATACTGGGACTTCTTCATTAAGAACGCAGTACAGCGCAAGCTCGGGTGGCGAATCGACCACTTGTACGCGACGAGCGCATTGGCTTCCCGGTGCACCGAGTGCTGGATCGACATTGAACCCAGGCTCGCGGAAAGGCCGAGCGATCACACGTTCGTGGTGGCATCGTTTGAGTGA
- the kdsA gene encoding 3-deoxy-8-phosphooctulonate synthase — protein sequence MQPVHSFSVRELTLGSGPLTLIAGPCLAESRELCFHVAETMQVLCAELGFQYIFKASFDKANRTSITTTRGAGLESGLEILRNVAANFGLPTTTDVHLPDQAAVVAGSVDLLQIPAFLCRQTDLLQAAAETGKPVNVKKGQFLAPGDTLNIVEKLRTFKASGIMLCERGTSFGYNTLIVDMPGLEIMRSFGVPVCFDATHSAQRPGGAGTSTAGNRESIPAMARAAAAVGLDALFLEVHPDPARALSDSATQWPLDHARSLLTSVKRIRDAALAQP from the coding sequence ATGCAACCTGTGCACTCCTTCTCCGTGCGTGAACTGACCCTGGGAAGCGGACCGCTGACGCTCATCGCTGGCCCATGTCTGGCCGAATCCCGAGAGTTGTGTTTTCACGTTGCGGAGACGATGCAGGTCCTGTGTGCCGAACTCGGATTCCAGTACATTTTCAAGGCGAGCTTCGACAAGGCGAACCGAACTTCCATCACCACCACGCGCGGTGCGGGCCTCGAATCGGGCCTCGAGATTCTTCGCAACGTCGCGGCCAATTTCGGGCTGCCGACCACCACCGACGTGCATCTGCCCGACCAGGCCGCCGTAGTGGCGGGCAGCGTCGATCTTCTGCAGATCCCTGCCTTTCTGTGCCGTCAGACCGACCTACTCCAAGCTGCCGCGGAAACGGGCAAGCCAGTCAACGTCAAGAAGGGACAGTTCCTTGCCCCAGGCGACACGCTGAACATCGTTGAGAAGCTGCGCACATTCAAGGCGAGCGGCATCATGCTCTGCGAGCGAGGCACCAGCTTCGGTTATAACACGCTCATCGTCGATATGCCCGGGCTGGAAATCATGCGATCCTTTGGCGTTCCCGTGTGCTTCGACGCGACGCACTCCGCGCAGCGCCCCGGTGGGGCGGGCACATCGACAGCGGGCAATCGCGAATCAATCCCGGCCATGGCCCGAGCGGCGGCAGCGGTGGGGCTCGACGCCCTGTTTTTAGAGGTTCACCCGGACCCAGCAAGGGCCCTCTCGGACTCCGCCACACAATGGCCGCTTGATCATGCACGGAGCCTGCTTACGAGCGTCAAGCGGATTCGAGACGCCGCACTCGCGCAGCCCTAA